GGCACCTCGCTCGTCGACACCACCGCGAAGGCCAACTTCCGTACCCTGGGTCGGCGGTTCGGCAAGGGGGTGCAGCAGGTGGCCGCGGCGATCGCGGCGGCCGACGCGGCGGCGTTGAAGGACTCGCTGCGCTCGACCGGTTCGGCGACCGTCGTGGTGGGCGACGAGCAGGTGACGCTCGGCCCGGACGAGGTGGTCGTGGTGGAGACCCCCCGGGAGGGTTGGGCGGTGGCCACCGACTCCGGTGCCACCCTGGCGCTGGACCTGCACCTCACCCCGGAGCTGCGCCGCGCCGGTACGGCCCGGGACGCGATCCGGCAGATCCAGGAGGCCCGCAAGTCCAGCGGGCTGGAGGTGGCCGACCGGATCGAGCTGCGGTACCGGCCGAGCCGGGAGGAGACCGCGTTGGCCCTGGCCGAGCACCGGGAGCTGGTCGCCGAGGAGGTGCTGGCCACCGACTGCGCCGAGGGTGAGCCGTCCTGGCCGGACGCCGAGCCGTTCACCGACGAGGCGCTCGGCCTGACCTTCTGGCTGCGCCGGGTCTGACCTGACCGGTGTCCCGGGCCGTGGTCGTCACCGTGGCCCGGGACACCGCACGCCTATGCTCGACGGGTGGCGGAGAGCGAACCGGCCGTGCTGGCCGAGATACTGCAGTCGGCCGAGGACGCCGCACCGGTCGAGGCGGTCGAGGCCGTCACCGGGGCCGTCGCGCGGGCGCTTCGACAGCGTGAAGTTCACGACAGCCCCTCCGTTCCGGAAACCGGAAAACTCGGTTCTCGGTTGTCACCGTACCTACGCTGCCAGACCCGGGCCTCGATCGCCCGTTGACCAACGGTGATCGACGGGGCGAAAGGGAAAGACGCCTGGCAGCGGCCCAAGTCGGCCGACACCAGGCGCCGGGAGTGTCAGAGGTCGATGATGTTGCCCTGCTCGTCGATGCCGTGATCGCGCCAGTAGACGTCCCACTCGTCGTCGACGTGCTTCGGGACCTTGCCCTCCGGGTAGTGCACCCACCCGGCGGGTGGCTCCTGGCCCTTCGGGATGCAGTCGGAGCCGTTGTTCACCCCGACCGCGAGGATCGGGTAGTCGCCGTCGCCGCAGATGCTGTCCTGGAAGGAACAGCCGCTGGTCGCCATCGAGCCGACCAGCCCGAGGGTGGCGAGGAGGATCGTCATCCGGTTACGCATGGGAAGCATTCTGCTGCCCGCGACCGGGTCGGCCATCGGTACAGGTACTCAGTCCTCTCCATGACCTACGTCACTCCTTGGTGGAGTGCCGACCGACCTTGCCGGAGCAGACATCGATGGCTATGTTATCGGTAACACGGGAGCCTCTTCGCTCGGCGCGGACGTCACGGGCAGCGTCCGCACACCCCATCACCACGCGCCAGCATGGCGAGGAGTCTCCTGATGAGTGCGTACGACGTTCGAAGAACCCGAGGACGGATCGGCCTGGTCGCCGGCGCGGTGGCGCTGATGATGACGGCCGGCCTGATGGTCGCCGGCAACGCCCAGGCCGCAGCCGGTTGCCAGGTGGCGTACACCGTGTCGGCGCAGTGGCAGGGTGGTTTCACCGCCGACGTGAAGGTCACCAACCTCGGTGACCGGGTCGACGGCTGGAGCCTTACCTGGGCCTTCCCGTCCGGCCAGCGGGTGACCCAGGCGTGGAACGCCACGGTCACCTCCGCCGGGGCCCAACACACCGCGAAGAACCTGAGCTACAACGCCGCGATCGGCACGAACGCGGCGGTCTCCTTCGGCTTCAACGGGTCCTGGTCGGGCGGCAACACGGCACCTACCTCGTTCGCCCTCAACGGCGTCACCTGCACCGGCAGCGTGGGCACGCCGACCCCACCCCCCACCACCGGGCCCCCGTCCCCTACGCCGACGAATTCACCGTCACCGTCACCGTCGCCCGGTGGCGACGCGATGGCGACGGTGGCCGCGATGCAACCGGGTTGGGGGCTGGGCAACACCCTCGACGCCATCCCCGACGAGACCGCCTGGGGCAACCCGCTGGTCACCCAGGCCCTGCTACGCCAGATCCGCTCGCAGGGGTACAACAGCATCCGGATCCCGGTGACCTGGACCGACCACACCGGTCCGGCCCCCTCGTACACCATCGACCCGGTCTGGTTGAACCGCGTCCGCCAGGTGGTCGACTGGTCCCTCGCGGAGGGCCTGTACGTGATGATCAACCTGCATCACGACTCCTGGCAGTGGCTCAACGGTTACCTCGCCGACCGCACCACGGTGATGAACCGTTACACCGCGCTCTGGACCCAGCTCGCCACCACCTTCCGGGGCCACTCGTCGAAGCTGACCTTCGAGAGCATCAACGAGCCGCAGTTCGCCGGCACCTCCGGCGAGGCCCAGGGCGACGAGCTGCTGCACGAGCTGAACCTCGCGTTCGTCCGCCTGGTACGCGCCTCCGGTGGCAACAACGCCACCCGGCTGCTCGTGCTACCCACCCTGTACACCACCTCCGATCAGGCCCGACTCGACGCACTGACGACCACGCTCGACCAGCTCCGGGACCCCAACATCGCCGCGACCGTGCACTTCTACGGCTGGTGGCCGTTCAGCGTCAACATCGCCGGCGGCATCCGCTACGACGCCACCGTGGAGAAGGACCTGGTCGACGGCTTCGACCGGGTCCACGACACCTTCGTCGCCCGGGGGATCCCGGTGATCATCGGCGAGTGGGGCCTGCTCAGCTACGACTACACCCGGCCCGGCATCATCCAGCGGGGCGAGCTGCTGAAGTTCTTCGAGGCGGTCGGCCACCACGCCCGGACCAGGAAGCTCACCACCATCCTCTGGGACGCCGGGTCCTTCCTCAACCGCAACACCCTGCAATGGCGTGACCAGGGCCTCTACCAGCTGATGAAGGCGAGTTGGACCACCCGCTCCGCCACCGCCGCCACGGACCAGCTCTACCTGCCCCGCACCGGCACCATCGCCAGCAGGGCCCTCACCCTGAACCTGAACGGGGTCTCATTCCAGGGGCTGCGCCAGGGCAGCACCAACCTGGTCGCCGGCACCGACTACACCGTGTCGGGCAACACCCTCACGCTGACTGCCGCCGCGTTGACCCGGCTGGCGGGCAACCGCGCGCCGGGCGTCAACGCCACCCTCGAAGCCCACTTCTCGGCGGGTGTGCCCTGGCAGATCAGCGTCATCTCGTACGACCCGCCGACCCAGGCCGCGGCCACCGGCACCACCAGCTCGTTCGCCGTCCCCACCCAGTTCCGCGGCGACCAGCTCGCCACCATGGAGGCCAGGTACGCCGACGGCAGCAACGCCGGCCCGGCGAACTGGACCTCGTACAAGGAGTTCTGGACGCACTTCCAACCCGACTACACCGCGAACACCATCCTGCTGAAGCCCGAGTTCTTCGCCGAGGTCAACGACGGTCCGGTCGTCCTGACCTTCCACTTCTGGAGCGGTGCCCGGCTCACCTACCGGCTGACCAGGTCCGGCGGCACCGTCACCGGCAGCGTCGGCTGACGCCTCGGGTCCGACCGCGCCGCCGGCGTGGTCGGACCGCCCGACGACCAGGTACGGCCGTCCCGGCGCGGGGCGTCGGAACGGCCGTACCGGCGTGGTCGGGTGACCGGCTACTCGTAGCGCAGCGAGTCCACCGGGTCGGCCCGGGCCGCCCGCGCCGCCGGCAGGGTGCCGGCCAGGAAGGCGATCGTCATGACCAGCAGGATGATCGCCGCGATGGAGAGCGGGTCGAAGGCGATCAGGGTGAGTCCGGGCAGGTCCGCGAGGAACGAATCGGCGAGCATGGAGCTGATCACGGTACCGGCCAGCATGGCCAGCGCCGCGCCGACGGCGCTGCCGACGAAGCCGATGAAGGTGGCTTCGAGGCTGAACAGGCCGAACACCCGGCCGCTGCCCATGCCCATCGCCTTCATCAGCCCGATCTCGCGGGTACGTTCCTGCACCGACATGAACAGGGTGTTGACGATGCCGAAGCTCGCCGCGAGCAGGGCGATGACGGCGAAGGCGTTGAGCACCAGGACGATTCCGTCGATGATGCTCTTGAAGGTGCCGAGTTGGTCGTCGACGGTGACCCCGTTGTATCCGGCGTCGGCGAGGCGGCCCTTCAGGGCGTCGACCTCCTGTTCCGTGGCGTCCGGGTCGAACCAGACGCTGGCCTGGGCGTACCGCTGCGCCTCGGCGGCGGACAAACCGGTGTTCTGGGCGTCGAAGAGCGTGTCGGTGAGCGTGGCGTTGGGGAGGACACTGGCGCCCTCCGGGGACGCGAAGGACTCCTCGGCCACTCCGACGATCGTCGCCTCGACCACCTGGGCGGTGCGCTCCGCGTCGGTGATCGCGATCGACACGGTCTGCCCGAGCGCCGCGCCGGCGTCGGCGAAGCCGAGCGGCTCGACGTACGAGGTGGGGAGCACGACCTGCGGCTCGGTGGAGGAGTCGTCGGGTTCGGCCCCGGCGGCGAGCTGGATCTGCTGCCCGGCGACGATCCCACCGACGGTGACGACGTACTTCGGGCCCGTGCCGGCCTGGATGTAGTCGGGCCGGACCGCCTTGCTCGCCTGCACGTCGCGCACGCCGTCGATGGCGGCCAACGAGTCGAGATCCGCCGGGGTGAGCGCCACGACCGTCTGCCCCGGCGGGCCGGGCTGCGCGGACGCCACGGTGTCCGGGTCGTACTCGACGGGCCCGGAGGAGTTTCCGAAGCCTTCGGAGCCCTCCGAGGGCTTGACGACGGTCATCACGTCCGAGGCGCCGATGGCGGTCACGGTGTCGTCGATGTAGTCGTTGATGCCGGTGCCGAGCCCGTTCGTCAGGGTCAGCGTGAACGCGCCGATGAAGATCGCGAGGATGGTCAGCAGGGTACGGGTCTTGGCGCGGAAGGCGTTGCCGGCGGCCGAGCCGACGAGGTCGGAGATTTTCATGCCGGCACCGCCACGGTGTCGTCCACCAGCTGACCGTCCCGGACCAGGACGCGGCGGTCGCAGCGCGCGGCCAACTCGTCGTCGTGGGTGACCACGATGAGCGTGATGCCGTGCTGCCGGTTGAGGTCGAAGAGAATGTCCTCGACCACCGCGCCGGTGGCGGAGTCGAGATTGCCGGTGGGTTCGTCGGCGAAGATGACCCGAGGATTGTTCACCAGTGCCCGGGCGATCACCACCCGTTGTTTCTGGCCACCGGAGAGATTCGCGGCCTTGTTCTTCGCCTTGTCGCCGATTTCGAGCTGCTCCAGCGCTGCCAGGCCCCGGCGTTTACGTTCGGCACGGCCCACTCCGGCGATTTTCAACGGTAGCGTCACGTTTTCCAGCACCGAGGCGCCCGGGGTCAGGAAGAACTGCTGGAAGACGAAGCCGAACGTCTTGTTGCGGGTCTCGTTGAGCCGCTTACCACGCAGCGTACGGGTGTCGACACCGCCCAGGGTGACGGTGCCCGAGGTGGGCGCGTCCAGCAGTGCGAGAATATGCATGAGGGTCGACTTTCCGGACCCGCTCTTACCAAGGATCGCGATGCTCTCACCATCGGCGATGTCGACGCTGACGCCCTTCAGGGCGTCGAAGCTGTTCGCCCCGCGACCGTATGTCTTGCGCACGTCCGCGGCCGAGATGATCGGGCTTTCCATAGGGTTCCTTTCGCAGTTCGGCCAGCGGCTGGCTGGCGACTCCATCGTTGCCCTGCACCCACCTCCTCGACGTCCCCCCGCTGCGGATACCCGAATACCGCGTTCGCGGTATCCCGGTTGCCGCGGAAGGAGTACGCACACCGCCGGGGGGAGCGGCAGAATGAGGCGGTGACGTCGACAGCCACCGCGGCGGACCCCAGGATTCCGCGCCGCAGAGCACCCTGTTGGGTGGGGGACGTCGTCGCCGGGGTGGCCATCGTCGCTGCGGCGTTCACCCCGTTCGACATCGGGGAGTTCCGGCCGGGCAGTCACGCCGTCACGGCGGTGGTGATCGCCCCGGCCGCGCTGCTACCGCTGCGACGGCGGTGGCCGATCCCGGTGCTCGCCGGCTGCCTCCTGCTCTACGGCGTCGCGGCGTCCACCGGCATCCTGGCCCCTGGTGCCGTGCTGGCCACGGCGATCGCCCTGTTCCACGTCGCCAACCGGATGGACCGCCGGACCACCCTCACCGTGACCTGTGCGACCGTCGTGGCGATGGCCCTGCTCAGCCTGCTGTCGGTGATCGGGAACGTCTTCGATCCCCGGTCCCTGCAGTTCGCCGTGATGATCGCGTTCGCCGCTGCCGCCGGTGACGCGACCCGGTCCCGACGGGAGTACCTGATCGCCGTCATCGAGCGCGCCGAGCGCGCCGAGCAGACCCGTGAGTCGGAGGCCCGCCGGCGGGTGACCGAGGAACGGCTGCGGATCGCGCGTGACCTGCACGACGTCGTCGCCCACCAGATCTCCGTGATCAGCCTCAACGCCGGGGTGGCCTCGTCCACCCTGCGAACGCGGCCGGAGCGGGCGGAGCAGTCCCTCGGTGTGATCCGAAGCGCCGCCCGGACGGTGCTCACCGAGATCGGCGACCTGCTCCGGGTGCTGCGCGCCTCCGACGACGACCCGGCCAACCGGGCAGCCGTCCCACAGCCCGGTCTCGACCAGCTCGACCGGCTGGTCCGCGGGTTCGTCGAAGCCGGACTCAGCGTCTCGGTACGGACCACGGGAGATCTCTCGACGGTCACCGGCGCCGTCGACGTGGTCGCGTACCGCGTCGTCCAGGAAGGCCTCACCAACGCGCACAAGCACGGCACCGGGCACCGGGCACACGTCCTGATCGAGCTCGGTGACCAGCAAGTCACGGTGGTCGTCACCAATCCCGCCCCGCTCGGGGCGGCGGACGACCGGCCGGAGGCGGCATCGGGCGGCCACGGCCTCGTCGGCCTGCGGGAACGCGTCGCCTCCGTCCGCGGCGTCGTGGAGACCGGGTTGTCGACCAGCGGCTTCCGGCTCGCCGCCTGCCTACCCCTACCGAAAGAGGATCCGCGGTGACGACCGTGCTTGTGGTCGACGACCAGCCACTCATCCGTCAGGCCGTGACAGACATCCTGGTCGACCAGGCAGGCATCAGGGTCGTCGGGGAAGCGGTAAACGGCACGGAGGCGGTGGCGCTGGCCGCCTCGCTCCGCCCCGACGTCGTGTTGATGGACATCCGGATGCCGGAACTCGACGGCATCGGGGCCACCGCCGCGATCTGCGCCGACCCGACGTTGGCCGAGACCCGGGTGCTCATCCTCACCACCTTCGAGGAGGACGAGTACCTGGTGGCGGCCCTGCGGGCCGGTGCGAGCGGGTTCATCGGCAAGGGCGCGGAGCCCGAGGAGATCGTCCGGGCCGTACGCGCGGTGCACGCCGGCGACGCGCTGCTCTCGCCGGCTGCCACCCGCAGCCTCATCGAGAAGTACGTGCTGGCCGCCCCCGACCTGGCCCTGGCCAGGACGCACCGGCCGAACCCCGCCGCCGAGAAGCTGGAGCAGTTGACCGACCGGGAACGGGAGGTGCTGCTGCTGGTGGCGCGGGGCCGGTCGAACCAGGAGATCGCCCGGGAACTCGTCATCTCACCGCACACGGCGAAGACCCACGTGAACCGCATCATGGCCAAGCTGTACGCGCACGACCGGGCCCAGCTGGTCGTGCTCGCCTACGAGAGCGGCCTGCTTCCCGTACCCGGGCAGTCAGCCTGAGTGGCGGCGGGACGCGGGTCGGGCAGCACCGTCCGCCGGCAGGCGCCGTGACCAGGGACAACCACCCCGCAACAGCACCGCAACACCCTTGACATCGATTGGTGTGTCCGGCGACACTACCGACGCTAATTCGATTTAGCGTCCGAACCAGACCAGGAGATCCGCAACCGGCCACGCACCCCCCACAGAGGAGTTCCTTCAGTTGAGGACAACGATCGGAAGACGCCGACTCGGGCGCGCCGTCACGGTGCTCGCCTGCCTGTCCCTCGGCGCGGGCGCCGTCGCCCCCGCTCCGGCCGTCGCCGGCAAACCCCGGCCCGCGACCGCCGAGGGGGCGACCGTCACGGCGGACCGCCACTCGCCGACCGGGTACACCGTCACGTTCGTCTACCGCAACCCGAACGCCACCCAGGTACGCCTGGCCGGCGACCTGACCCTGCTCGACGTCGGCACCGGCACCACCCGGTACCAGCCGGAGGAATGGAAGCCGGGGCGGTACCACGCCGGCGGGACCGAGTTCCTGCGGGACATGACCAGGGACAAGCGGGGAAACTGGACGGTCTCGCTCCCGCTGCACGCCGGCGGCCTCAGTTACTGGTACCGGGTCTGGGACCCGAGCCGAGGCTGGGAGAACAAGCGCATCTGGGATCCCGCCTCGACGAACCCCAGGCCCCCGGGCGAGTCCTCGTTCCGGGTCCGCAACAACGACGTGCTCGACGCGGTGTACGTGCCGTACGCCGAGAAGCAGAACGACCCGGTGCTCAAGGAGCGGGCGGCGTACGAGCTGCCGGCGGCCAGGCGCTCGCAGCGGGGCACCGTCCAGTACATCCCCTACACCACGATCCTCGGCGACAGTGGGCACCACCTCGGCGTCTACCTGCCGGCCAACTACGACGCCAAGCGTGCCGAGCCGTACAAGGTCGCGTATCTCGCGCACGGCATCTTCGGTGACGAGACCGACTTCATGGTCCCGGCCAACGTGCCGAACATCCTGGACAACATGACGGCCAAGGGCGAGATCGAGCCCACCGTGGTGGTGACCGTGGGCAACCACTTCACCGGCACCAGCCTCGGCTTCGCCTCGTACAACCAGACCAACGCCGCCAACAACCTGGTACGGACGGTCCTTCCCCTCATCGAGAAGAAGTACAACGTCTCCACCGACCGTACGGGGCGGGCCTACGCCGGGTTCTCCTACGGCGGCATGACCGGCGCCCACGTCATCCGGGGCTACCCGACCACGTTCGGGTACTTCGGACACTTCTCCGGCAACCCCTCGCTGACCACCCAGGACTACGACGACGTCGCCGCCGCGGTAGGCGACGACGACCTCTTCGTCTTCCTCGGCAACGGGGTCTTCGAGGGCAGCCTCGACGTCCAGAACGCCATCGCGGACAACTTCCGGGCCCGCGGGTACGCCGCCGAGACGGCCCAGGTTCCCGGCGCACACGACGGGATGACGGCCAGCCAGCTCTTCACGATCTTCGCCCGGGACCACCTGTGGTCGGCCGGCACCGGCGCGGTCGGTACGGCGAAGACCGTGGTGAAGGCGAAGGCCGCCCCCGCCTCGGTCGTCCGGGGCGGCACCTTCACGCTCGACGTCGAGGTGCGGGCGCAGTCCCGGCACAAGAAGTCCCCGACGGTGACCGGCGAGGTCGTGGTCACCTTCGGCGGCACCACCCAGGCGGTGGCGTTGGCCGGCGGCCGGGCCGTGGTCACGCTGCCGACCGCCGGACTGTCGGCGGGGACGTACCCGGTCCACGTCGCCTACTCCGGTGACCCGACCTACGCGCCCGCCGCCGCGCTCCACCAGCGGCTGCGGGTCCGATAAGCAGGGGGCGGTGGTGGACCGGCGACCCCGGTCGCCGACCCACCACCGCCATCGGTTCCGCCAGGGGCCGCCGTCACCCGGGACTGCTCGCCACCTCGGCCGGCAGCCGGACGGTGAACACGCTGCCCTCGCCGAGCACGCTCTGCACCGTCAGCGTGCCACCGTGCGCGCTGACCAGGTGCTGGGTGATCGCCAGCCCCAGGCCGCTGCCGCCGGTGGCCCGGTTACGTGACCCGTCCGCCCGCCAGAACCGCTCGAAGATCTTCGGCAGGTTCTCCGGCGCGATGCCCACCCCGGTGTCCCGTACCGTGATCGTGGTGTCGCGGGCGGCGACGGTGACCGAGCCGCCGGGCGGGGTGTGGCGGATCGCGTTGGAGACCAGGTTGCCGACGATCTGACGCAACCGCACCGCGTCGACCGGCAGCACCGGATCGTCGTCGATCCGCGTGCTCAGCTCCACACCGGCCGCCTGGGCGGTGCCCCGGTGGCTCTCCACCACCTGGGTGAGCACGTCCCCGACGTAGGTCGGCTCGGGGTGGATGCGCAGCGTGCCGGCGTCCGCCGCCGCCAGGTCGGCCAGGTCGTCGATGATGTGCTGGAGCAGCACCGCCTCCTCGTGCAGCAGGCCGAGCAGTTGGGCGTCGGTCGGTGCGAGGTCGTCCTGGGCCGCCTCCAGCCAGCTGCGGATGTTGGTCAACGGGGTACGCAGCTCGTGCGCCACGTCGCTGACCATCGCCCGCCGCTGGGCCTCCGCCCGGTCCCGGCGCTGGATCGAGTCGTTGAGGGCGCGGGCCAGCCGGCCGATCTCGTCCGGGGCGGTCACCGGAGCGGGCCGCTGCCCGTCGACGGCCTCGGTGAGCACCCGCAGCGGACGGACCAACCGGCGGCCCACCAGCACCGTCACGACGATGGTGGCGACCAGTACCGCACCGGTCACCGCCACGACGCGGGCGGTGTTCTCGCCGGACAGGGTGAACGTGGTCTGGTCGGTGCCGCTGTCCGGGGCGGTGATGAACAGCAGCACGGCCGGGGCCACGTACGGCTGCAGCAGGGTCCGCCGGGACTTCTCCACACAGCCGTCGAGCCGGGCCGGGCCGGTCGTCCTCACCTCGGTCCCCAGCGCCTCCTGCGGGATGGGTCGTTGGCTCCGTTCGCCGTCGACCACGGCGACCACGTACGCCGAGAAGTCGGGCAGCACCTCCAGCTGGTGGCGTTTCTCGTCCAGGTCGAGGCAGCGGGCCGCCAGCCGGCCCAGCGAGCGCAGCGTCTTCGCCTCGGAACGGGTGGCCGTCGCCAGCGGATCCGGACCACAGGCACCCGCCGCCACACCCAGGCCCGGCGTGGCCAGGACCACCTCGGGCCGGCCGTTGGGCTGCTCCTCGATGCGCGCGTCGAACCCGGACTGCCGGAGGCAGGCCAGTTGCTTCTCGGCGCGCTCACGCAGTTCGACGCGATCGGCGGGGGTGAGCCGGAACGGGCCGACCGCCCGACGGTCGATGCGGTCGGTGCCGCCGGTCAGACCGAGGTCCAGGTTCAGCGGATCCACCACGGCGGCCGGCCGGGCGGTACGCAGCGACGGGCCGGGCATCGTGTCCACGATGACCGTCCGGTCCTCGGTCGTCAGGGTGATCCGGCGGTCCAGCTCGGCGGCCCGTCGTTCGAGCACGGGACGTACGCCGGACCAGTCCGGGTGACCGGCGGCGTAGTCGACCAGCAGGTCGTACACGCTGGTGTTCTCGGCGAGCGAGCGGCCCTGCTCCTGGCTGATCGCCCGGGTGGCGGTCCGGGTGGCCAGCCAGGCGGTAGCGGCGATCGCGGCGATCGCGATCAGCACCGAGGTGACCAGCAGCCGGGTCACCAGGCTGTGCCGGATCGGCACCCGCCGCCCGCTCACCGCGGCGGCGCCGCGACGGTGCTCAGCTTGTAGCCCACCCCGAAGACGGTGACCAGCCAGGCCGGGCGCTGTGGATCGCGTTCGATCTTGCGGCGCAGGTTCATCAGGTGTACGTCGATGGTCCGCTCGGTGGAGTTGCGGTCGATGCCGTGGGTGTGGTGCAACAACTGCGCCCGGCTGAATACCCGGTTCGGCTGCTCCGCCATCGCCGCCAGGATGGCGAACTCGCCACGCGTGCAGGCCACCCGGACACCGTCCACTGTCACCTGGTGCGCGGCGGTGTCGATTTCGATCGGGCCGATCCGGCGCGGACCGGTCCCGGCCACCACCGGCGCGCCCCGGCCCGCCCGCCGCAACAGGGTACGGACCCGGGCCATCAGCTCCCGCGGGCTGTACGGCTTGGTCAGGTAGTCGTCGGCACCGATCTCCAGGCCGGTCAGCAGGTCGTCCTCGGTGGTGCGGGCGGTCAACATCAGCACCAGCACGTCGGACTCCCGGCGCAGGGCCTGGCACACCCGCAGGCCGTTCAGCACCGGCATCATCACGTCCAGCACCAGCAGGTCGGGGCGGGTCCGGCGGGCCGTGTCCAGCGCCGCCCGGCCGTCGTGCACCACCGTGACACCGTGACCCTCTGCGGTCAGGTACCGGCGTACCACCTCGGCCTGGCGGGGATCGTCGTCGGCGACCAGAACCTGTGCGCACATGGCGGCGATGATAGGTGCCGATTCCCGCCGGTGGGGCTTCGGCCGCCATACCTGACAGGTTCCTAACGACCGCTGGACACCCTCGTCGGCATGCATCCGTTGCCTGACGCCCCGACCGAGTTCATTCCACGGGTGGCCGATCCGCCCCACCGCCGGCGCGGCGTGCGGTGGCTCGTCGTGGGGCTCGTGGTGGCGGGACTGGCGGTCGGGTCCGGGATCGCGGTGACCCGGCACCGGGCCGCCGCCGAGCCGAAGCCGGAGCGCACGACCGCCGCCGCGACCGCACCGATCGAGCGCCGTGACCTCTCCACCACCAGGACGCTGCCCGGCACCATCGGGTTCGGCGCGACCCGCCCGTTGGCCGGGCACCTGGCGGCGACGGTGACCTGGCTGCCGGAGGCCGGCGTCACCATCAAGCGGGGCGGGCAGCTGTTCCGGGCCGACGACCGGCCGGTGGTGCTCTTCTACGGCAGCATGCCGTTGTACCGGGACATCGCCGGGGCGAACCTGGTCGGCCGGGACGTGCGGATCGTCGCGGAGAACCTCGCCGCGCTCGGCTACGCCACCGGCCGGCAGCCCGCGTCCGGCGAGCGGGTGCCCTCACCCGCGCCCACCGGCAACGCCACCACCGGTCCCGAGACCGGACCCCGCCGGGTACGCGACGGCGAGGGCGTGCTCACCGCGGCCCTGACCGCGGCGATCAAACGGTGGCAGGAGGATCTCGGCGTACCGGCGACCGGCACCATCCCGGTAGGACACGTCGAGGTCGCCAGCGGGGCGGTCCGGGTCGACTCGGTCACCGGGCAACCCGGTTCCCCGGCGAACGCGCCCCTGCTCGCGGTGACCGCCGTCCGCAAGGTGGTCACGGTCGGCGCCGAACTCGCAG
Above is a window of Micromonospora yangpuensis DNA encoding:
- a CDS encoding SCO0607 family lipoprotein; this encodes MRNRMTILLATLGLVGSMATSGCSFQDSICGDGDYPILAVGVNNGSDCIPKGQEPPAGWVHYPEGKVPKHVDDEWDVYWRDHGIDEQGNIIDL
- a CDS encoding cellulase family glycosylhydrolase, whose product is MSAYDVRRTRGRIGLVAGAVALMMTAGLMVAGNAQAAAGCQVAYTVSAQWQGGFTADVKVTNLGDRVDGWSLTWAFPSGQRVTQAWNATVTSAGAQHTAKNLSYNAAIGTNAAVSFGFNGSWSGGNTAPTSFALNGVTCTGSVGTPTPPPTTGPPSPTPTNSPSPSPSPGGDAMATVAAMQPGWGLGNTLDAIPDETAWGNPLVTQALLRQIRSQGYNSIRIPVTWTDHTGPAPSYTIDPVWLNRVRQVVDWSLAEGLYVMINLHHDSWQWLNGYLADRTTVMNRYTALWTQLATTFRGHSSKLTFESINEPQFAGTSGEAQGDELLHELNLAFVRLVRASGGNNATRLLVLPTLYTTSDQARLDALTTTLDQLRDPNIAATVHFYGWWPFSVNIAGGIRYDATVEKDLVDGFDRVHDTFVARGIPVIIGEWGLLSYDYTRPGIIQRGELLKFFEAVGHHARTRKLTTILWDAGSFLNRNTLQWRDQGLYQLMKASWTTRSATAATDQLYLPRTGTIASRALTLNLNGVSFQGLRQGSTNLVAGTDYTVSGNTLTLTAAALTRLAGNRAPGVNATLEAHFSAGVPWQISVISYDPPTQAAATGTTSSFAVPTQFRGDQLATMEARYADGSNAGPANWTSYKEFWTHFQPDYTANTILLKPEFFAEVNDGPVVLTFHFWSGARLTYRLTRSGGTVTGSVG
- a CDS encoding ABC transporter permease, whose product is MKISDLVGSAAGNAFRAKTRTLLTILAIFIGAFTLTLTNGLGTGINDYIDDTVTAIGASDVMTVVKPSEGSEGFGNSSGPVEYDPDTVASAQPGPPGQTVVALTPADLDSLAAIDGVRDVQASKAVRPDYIQAGTGPKYVVTVGGIVAGQQIQLAAGAEPDDSSTEPQVVLPTSYVEPLGFADAGAALGQTVSIAITDAERTAQVVEATIVGVAEESFASPEGASVLPNATLTDTLFDAQNTGLSAAEAQRYAQASVWFDPDATEQEVDALKGRLADAGYNGVTVDDQLGTFKSIIDGIVLVLNAFAVIALLAASFGIVNTLFMSVQERTREIGLMKAMGMGSGRVFGLFSLEATFIGFVGSAVGAALAMLAGTVISSMLADSFLADLPGLTLIAFDPLSIAAIILLVMTIAFLAGTLPAARAARADPVDSLRYE
- a CDS encoding ABC transporter ATP-binding protein — translated: MESPIISAADVRKTYGRGANSFDALKGVSVDIADGESIAILGKSGSGKSTLMHILALLDAPTSGTVTLGGVDTRTLRGKRLNETRNKTFGFVFQQFFLTPGASVLENVTLPLKIAGVGRAERKRRGLAALEQLEIGDKAKNKAANLSGGQKQRVVIARALVNNPRVIFADEPTGNLDSATGAVVEDILFDLNRQHGITLIVVTHDDELAARCDRRVLVRDGQLVDDTVAVPA
- a CDS encoding sensor histidine kinase, which codes for MGDVVAGVAIVAAAFTPFDIGEFRPGSHAVTAVVIAPAALLPLRRRWPIPVLAGCLLLYGVAASTGILAPGAVLATAIALFHVANRMDRRTTLTVTCATVVAMALLSLLSVIGNVFDPRSLQFAVMIAFAAAAGDATRSRREYLIAVIERAERAEQTRESEARRRVTEERLRIARDLHDVVAHQISVISLNAGVASSTLRTRPERAEQSLGVIRSAARTVLTEIGDLLRVLRASDDDPANRAAVPQPGLDQLDRLVRGFVEAGLSVSVRTTGDLSTVTGAVDVVAYRVVQEGLTNAHKHGTGHRAHVLIELGDQQVTVVVTNPAPLGAADDRPEAASGGHGLVGLRERVASVRGVVETGLSTSGFRLAACLPLPKEDPR
- a CDS encoding response regulator; protein product: MTTVLVVDDQPLIRQAVTDILVDQAGIRVVGEAVNGTEAVALAASLRPDVVLMDIRMPELDGIGATAAICADPTLAETRVLILTTFEEDEYLVAALRAGASGFIGKGAEPEEIVRAVRAVHAGDALLSPAATRSLIEKYVLAAPDLALARTHRPNPAAEKLEQLTDREREVLLLVARGRSNQEIARELVISPHTAKTHVNRIMAKLYAHDRAQLVVLAYESGLLPVPGQSA
- a CDS encoding alpha/beta hydrolase-fold protein; its protein translation is MRTTIGRRRLGRAVTVLACLSLGAGAVAPAPAVAGKPRPATAEGATVTADRHSPTGYTVTFVYRNPNATQVRLAGDLTLLDVGTGTTRYQPEEWKPGRYHAGGTEFLRDMTRDKRGNWTVSLPLHAGGLSYWYRVWDPSRGWENKRIWDPASTNPRPPGESSFRVRNNDVLDAVYVPYAEKQNDPVLKERAAYELPAARRSQRGTVQYIPYTTILGDSGHHLGVYLPANYDAKRAEPYKVAYLAHGIFGDETDFMVPANVPNILDNMTAKGEIEPTVVVTVGNHFTGTSLGFASYNQTNAANNLVRTVLPLIEKKYNVSTDRTGRAYAGFSYGGMTGAHVIRGYPTTFGYFGHFSGNPSLTTQDYDDVAAAVGDDDLFVFLGNGVFEGSLDVQNAIADNFRARGYAAETAQVPGAHDGMTASQLFTIFARDHLWSAGTGAVGTAKTVVKAKAAPASVVRGGTFTLDVEVRAQSRHKKSPTVTGEVVVTFGGTTQAVALAGGRAVVTLPTAGLSAGTYPVHVAYSGDPTYAPAAALHQRLRVR